In one Brassica oleracea var. oleracea cultivar TO1000 chromosome C9, BOL, whole genome shotgun sequence genomic region, the following are encoded:
- the LOC106319453 gene encoding homeobox-leucine zipper protein HDG7: MNGDFDISKGDDEFESDSFEAMSGDDDDKHEQRPKKKKKKMSKYRRHTSYQIQELESFFKVCPHPNEKQRLELGSKLSLEGKQIKFWFQNRRTQMKTQLERHENAILRQENEKLRVENGILKEAMRSPPTCNNCGGAATPGEVSHEQQQLRMENAKLKYELDKLCALANRFIGGSISLEQPSNGGVASQDLSLGHGFTRGSSTFMDIAAVAMDEVIRLAEVDNPLWTKCSKSERDSMKHDQYTSIFAGSKHPGFAAEGSRETGLVLINSLTLVETLMDTNQWAEMFECIVAVASTVEVISNGSGGSRNGALQLMQAEFQVMSPLVPIRQVKFLRYCKQHGDGLWAVVDVSYDVNRESQDLKSFGGLKRLPSGCIIQDIGNGCSKVTWTEHSEYEGSHIHPLYQQLLGSSVGLGATKWLATLQRRCESYTTLSSSPDQTDLSLAGTKSTLTLAQRMRSNFYSGITASPIHKWEKLVAENVGQDTRILTRKSLQPSGVVLSAATSMWLPVTQQRLFEFLCDGKCRNQWDILCNGASMENMLLIPQRQSEGRCISLLQPAGKHQNESSMLILQETWSDASGALVVYAPVDVPSMNMVMSGGDSANVALLPSGFSISPDGSSWSDQIDTNGRLVNHESKGCLLTVGFQILVNSVPTTKLNMESVQTVNNLIACTIHKIKAALSIPA, from the exons ATGAATGGTGATTTTGATATTTCTAAAGGAGATGATGAGTTTGAGAGTGATAGCTTCGAAGCAATGTCTGGCGATGATGATGATAAACATGAACAACGCCCTAAAAAGAAGAAGAAGAAGATGTCAAAGTACCGTAGACACACTTCTTACCAGATTCAAGAACTCGAATC TTTCTTCAAAGTGTGTCCTCATCCTAATGAGAAGCAAAGGCTTGAACTTGGAAGCAAACTTTCTTTGGAGGGTAAGCAAATCAAGTTTTGGTTTCAGAACAGAAGAACACAAATGAAG ACGCAACTAGAGAGGCATGAGAATGCGATTCTCAGACAAGAGAATGAAAAACTGCGTGTGGAAAACGGTATCCTTAAAGAAGCAATGAGAAGTCCTCCTACATGCAACAACTGTGGTGGAGCAGCTACACCTGGTGAGGTCTCACATGAGCAGCAGCAGCTTAGGATGGAGAACGCTAAGCTTAAGTACGAGCTCGACAAGCTTTGCGCTTTAGCAAACAGATTCATTGGCGGTTCTATCTCACTCGAGCAGCCTTCAAACGGTGGGGTTGCCTCACAGGATTTGTCTTTAGGACATGGTTTCACCAGAGGTAGTTCGACCTTTATGGATATTGCCGCGGTGGCTATGGATGAGGTGATAAGGCTAGCTGAAGTGGATAATCCTTTATGGACAAAATGTTCAAAGAGCGAGAGGGATTCAATGAAGCACGACCAGTATACAAGCATTTTTGCGGGAAGTAAGCATCCAGGTTTTGCAGCTGAAGGTTCAAGAGAAACTGGTTTAGTTCTCATCAATAGCTTGACTCTAGTGGAAACTCTAATGGACACG AACCAATGGGCAGAGATGTTTGAGTGTATTGTAGCTGTTGCATCAACCGTTGAAGTGATATCTAACGGTAGTGGTGGATCTAGAAACGGCGCTCTTCAGTTG ATGCAAGCAGAGTTTCAAGTGATGTCTCCATTGGTTCCAATCAGACAAGTAAAGTTTCTTAGGTATTGCAAGCAACATGGAGATGGTTTATGGGCGGTAGTGGATGTTTCTTATGATGTAAACAGAGAAAGTCAGGACTTGAAGTCTTTTGGTGGCTTAAAGAGGCTTCCCTCAGGATGCATCATACAAGACATAGGCAATGGTTGCTCCAAG GTGACGTGGACTGAACATTCAGAGTATGAAGGGAGTCATATCCATCCTCTTTACCAACAATTGCTCGGTTCTTCGGTTGGGTTAGGTGCAACCAAATGGCTTGCAACTCTGCAGAGACGATGTGAAAGCTACACAACCCTTTCGTCTTCTCCAGACCAAACAG ATTTGTCACTTGCTGGCACCAAGAGCACACTAACACTCGCACAGCGTATGAGGAGCAACTTCTATTCAGGCATAACTGCATCGCCCATTCACAAATGGGAGAAGCTTGTCGCTGAGAACGTAGGGCAGGACACAAGGATACTGACCAGGAAGAGCCTTCAGCCTTCTGGCGTTGTCTTAAGCGCTGCAACGTCTATGTGGCTACCGGTGACTCAGCAGAGACTGTTTGAGTTTCTGTGTGATGGTAAATGCAGAAACCAGTGGGATATTTTGTGTAATGGTGCTTCAATGGAAAACATGCTTCTCATCCCACAAAGGCAAAGTGAAGGAAGATGCATCTCTCTTCTTCAACCTGCC GGAAAGCATCAAAATGAGAGCAGTATGCTAATCCTGCAAGAGACATGGAGTGATGCTTCTGGTGCGCTTGTGGTTTATGCGCCCGTCGATGTGCCATCTATGAACATGGTAATGAGCGGTGGAGACTCAGCTAACGTTGCACTTCTTCCATCGGGGTTCTCTATATCGCCTGATGGGTCATCATGGTCGGATCAGATCGATACCAATGGACGTTTGGTGAACCATGAAAGCAAAGGATGTCTCCTGACAGTAGGGTTTCAGATCTTAGTGAACAGCGTACCGACCACAAAACTCAACATGGAATCTGTTCAAACTGTGAACAACCTCATCGCTTGCACCATTCACAAGATCAAAGCCGCTCTTAGTATACCTGCTTAG
- the LOC106319454 gene encoding uncharacterized protein LOC106319454 yields MLDLFGTYRNLILQTLLSLSLTLILYFLRIPIIFLYGLCTYIQPENLGQNSAGSGVRAAIRRPSNTDDPKPNNELRRRNRSKDKSEFDETNAQIFRIKLDEDHLRSRMYFTEYNSLFVVSFLSLSSFLLQKYFSVDDKGLLFPLVLGFIALCKVFVALAKISIERSASKRSEKKLSLIFGALGFVFGIIISAGVFPKGFDFQLGSVDAFCCILISFSMACIAGFLYMPAGRSARSFWVGTDQIRSNLSIISCGWFGRMILYVNYIVSVFTSLLWIHPLAEILVKRSGNAGGLVGNVGFSTSDFGRFRVLCLLLSGLLQAMAVRPNLQMFLNEAVLSWYQRLHGSKTPDLEFSRAKMFLHNHYLCLVALQFVAPSVLVIIFLGLSQIDLRSFAVSQLVCGSLPCSEFVGQVGLLMSWWVLFVWSAFASASLVFYRRGVLYVS; encoded by the coding sequence ATGCTCGACCTCTTCGGGACCTACAGGAACCTCATCCTCCAAACCCTACTATCCCTCTCCTTAACCCTAATCCTCTACTTCCTCAGAATCCCGATCATCTTCCTCTACGGCCTCTGCACCTACATCCAACCGGAGAATCTCGGCCAGAACAGCGCCGGAAGTGGAGTCAGAGCCGCGATCCGACGTCCTTCAAACACAGACGATCCCAAACCCAACAATGAACTCAGAAGAAGAAACAGATCCAAGGACAAATCCGAATTCGACGAAACCAACGCTCAGATCTTCCGAATCAAACTCGACGAAGACCACCTCAGATCCCGCATGTACTTCACCGAGTACAACTCCCTCTTCGTTGTATCCTTCCTATCTCTCTCCTCCTTCCTTCTCCAGAAGTACTTCTCCGTAGATGATAAGGGCCTTTTGTTCCCTCTTGTTCTCGGATTCATCGCCTTGTGCAAAGTCTTCGTTGCGTTAGCTAAGATCTCGATCGAGAGATCTGCGTCCAAGCGATCTGAGAAGAAACTTAGCTTGATCTTCGGGGCGTTAGGGTTTGTCTTCGGGATTATAATCAGTGCTGGTGTCTTCCCTAAAGGGTTTGACTTTCAGTTAGGCTCCGTTGATGCCTTCTGCTGTATACTCATCTCCTTCTCCATGGCGTGCATCGCTGGGTTCCTCTACATGCCTGCGGGGAGAAGTGCGAGGTCGTTTTGGGTTGGAACTGATCAGATTAGGAGTAATCTCTCGATCATATCTTGTGGATGGTTCGGTAGAATGATTCTTTATGTGAACTACATTGTATCCGTTTTCACTTCGTTGCTTTGGATCCATCCTTTGGCTGAGATTCTAGTGAAGAGAAGCGGCAATGCTGGTGGGTTGGTTGGTAATGTAGGCTTCTCGACTAGTGATTTCGGCAGGTTTCGTGTTCTGTGTTTGTTGCTGTCCGGTTTGCTACAGGCTATGGCGGTTCGTCCTAACCTTCAGATGTTTTTGAACGAAGCGGTGTTATCTTGGTATCAGCGATTACATGGGAGTAAGACTCCTGATTTGGAGTTTAGCAGGGCGAAGATGTTTCTTCATAACCACTACTTGTGCCTCGTTGCTTTGCAGTTTGTGGCGCCGTCCGTTCTTGTGATCATTTTCCTCGGATTGTCTCAGATTGATCTACGCTCCTTTGCTGTTTCTCAACTGGTATGTGGTTCTTTGCCTTGCAGCGAGTTCGTGGGACAAGTTGGTTTGTTGATGTCTTGGTGGGTTCTTTTTGTTTGGTCGGCTTTTGCTTCTGCAAGTCTTGTTTTCTATCGGCGTGGTGTCTTATATGTTTCTTGA